From the genome of Gorilla gorilla gorilla isolate KB3781 chromosome 4, NHGRI_mGorGor1-v2.1_pri, whole genome shotgun sequence, one region includes:
- the LEAP2 gene encoding liver-expressed antimicrobial peptide 2 produces the protein MWHLKLCAVLMIFLLLLGQIDGSPIPEVSSAKRRPRRMTPFWRGVSLRPIGASCRDDSECITRLCRKRRCSLSVAQE, from the exons ATGTGGCACCTCAAACTTTGTGCAGTCCTCATGATCTTCCTGTTGCTGTTGGGCCAG ATAGATGGCTCCCCAATACCAGAAGTGAGTTCGGCAAAGAGAAGGCCACGGAGAATGACCCCATTTTGGAGAGGGGTTTCCCTCAGGCCTATTGGAGCCTCCTGCCGGGATGATTCTGAGTGTATCACAAGGCTATGCAG AAAAAGACGCTGTTCCTTAAGTGTGGCCCAGGAATGA